Genomic DNA from Actinacidiphila yeochonensis CN732:
GCCGAAGTCCCTCCGTTGTGCGGGCCGGGCTGTCCGGTCCTCCGCGCCGCCCCGGCCGTGCAGGCCGGGGCGGCACAGGGGTCAGGCAGTTCGGGAGGCGGTGGCGTCGGCGACGATCTCGGCGTGGTCGAACGCGAGGTCCGGGAGGTCGGCCAGGGGCCACCAGCGGGCGGCGGCTGCGTCGTCCCCGGCGGTCGGCTCCACCAGTTCGGGCAGGGTCGCGGTGAAGGCGGCCGTGACGTACCGGCCGCGCGGGTCACGGCCGGGGGTGTCGTAGCTGCCGACCGGCCGCAGATCGGCGGTGGAGACGACGATCCCGGTCTCCTCCTCCAGCTCGCGGGTGGAGGCGTCCAGCGCGGACTCCCCGATGCTGACGTGACCGCCGGGCAGTGCCCAGTGGCCCTTGTGCGGGTCCCAGCCGCGTTCGATCAGCAGGACGTGGCCGGCGGCGAGCACGACGACGTCGGCGGTGTAGCGGATCGTCGCGTCGGGGTCGGCGTAGGGCGCGGTGAGCTGGTCCAGGGCGCGGCGGATGCGGTCGGCGGCCTCGAGGACGTACGTGCGGTGCCGCTCCGGGTCGACGTCGCGCTCGCCGTAGGCGGCGACCTCCTCCTGCGGAGTGCCCGCGGTGGTGGCCAGGCGCTCCAGGTGGAAGGTGGCGGCGGCCATCTCGGTGAGCATGGGCGTCTCGACGGCGGCGACCCTGGCGGCCAGGTCGCATTCGGGGCGGGTACGGCGGGCCCGGCGGGCTGCGCGGCGGGCGGTCTGATCGGTGGTGCTGCTGCTCACGGAGGGGTGTCCCTTCGGTGTGCGGGCCGGGCTGTCCGGCCCCTGCGCACCGCCCCGGCCCGGCAGGACCGGGGCGGCACGCAGGGGGCGTCAGTCGCGGGTGGCGAACTGCTTGAGCAGCTGCTCGGCTTCGTCCTCTTCGGCGTGGGCCTGCTTGAGCAGGTCGTCGTAGTCGCGCTTGGACAGTCGCCGGTGGTGCATCTCGTGGCGGACCAGGGCGACGCGGCGTTCGCGGGCGCCGTGGCGGATGAGCTGGTCGACCTCGATGAAGGCGTAGACGAGCGTGGCGTCGGTCTCGGAGGTGCGGCGCAGCCGGCTGGCGTTGAGGAGGATCCGCACGGTGCCCTTGGGCGCGATCACCACGGCCGCGTACAGGTCGGACGGCTTGCGGGTGATAGTCAGCGGGTGTTCGTGCCACAGCTTCTTCGGCACGCCGGCTGCCTCGCCCTGTGCGTCGGCGGCGAGTTGGGGCAGTGCCTTCGGCTTGGCGATGACGATGTGGATGCCGTTGAGCGGGCGGCGCTGGAAGTGGTTCTGCACGAGCCGGGCGGCGCCCGGCACGCGGTCGGTGACGGTGCGCTGGAGGCGGCGGGAGACGCCGATGCGCTGGATCGTCATCCGGGAGCTGAGGGAAGGGGGCGGCATTCGGGCTCCTGTCGGGTGGGCTGACGAGCGGCCGCGCCGTCCCGGCCGGGGAGGGCCGGGACGGCACGGTCAGCGGTCAGGCAGCCTGGAGGCCGGTGTCGGTGGCGACGTTCTCGCCGGCGAGCGTGCGGCCCGCGTAGTCGGCCAGCAGGCCCTGGAGCTGCTGGACGTCGGTGACGTGGACGGGCTTGTCGGCCTCGCCAGTGACGAAGGTGAAGACCACGCCGGGGGTGGTGCCGTCGCTCTTGCTGTCCCGCCAGTAGCGCAGGTACGCGCCCGGGGCGAGCTGGAAGGACGCGGTCCCGTCGGGGTAGCCCTGCCACCGGCCGGCCTCGGTCAGCAGGACCTGGCCGCGGTCGATCCGGTAGGAGTCGGACGCTGCCCGGGACGCGGAGTCGGCGCAGGCTGCCTCGCGCAGCCGGGTCAGCCCCTCGTGCGCGGTGGCCGGGGCGTCAGCCAGTTCCGGCGCCGTGCTGTACCGGCTCCCGGCCGGGCGGGTGTCGGTCAGGCGGCGCAGCGGCGCGACGACGTCGTCCAGGAGGTCCTCGAAGCCGACGGCGAAGGCGAGGGCGCCGATGCCGGCGAGGGCGGCCTTCCAGCCGGTCGCCCACGATCCGGGCGCGGCGCCGAAGCCGATGTAGCCGCCCACTCCGGCGCCGATCCAGGTGAGGGCGTTGATGCCGAGTTCGGTGAGCGAGGCGCCGATCGCGCGGGCGATACGGCGCAGGAGGCTGGTCTTGGTCATGATGGGGGCTGCTCCTTCTGCTGGTTGGGGGAGTGGAGCCCGCGGGCCGGCCGGGTTTGGTGACCAGGCGGCCGGCCCGCGGGAGTTGACGGTGCGCCGCTCACCAGGCCGCGCCGGCGGCGGCCAGGGCGAGCAGGGCGAGCGCGGCCAGGCTGACGTCGACGGCGCGCTGCAGCTGCGTGTACTTGCGCAGCGCGATCCCGGACAGGGCCCGCACGCGGGTCTCCTTGGAGCTGCTGGTGACGGCCGCGCGGACCTGGTCGTCGCCGGTGAGCGTCGACCAGTACGGGAAGCTGCCGTGGTCGTCGTCGCGCAGGTGCGGGCGGACCACCAGGAGCAGCAGCACGGCGGAGACGGCCAGGGCGCCGATCGCGGCGGCGCCGGCCAGCGTGCCGAGGATCGGCAGCGGGGTGTCGGCGACGGAGGCGAGGCCGGCCAGGGCCGCGCCGTCGAAGGCGAGCAGCAGCGAGGCCTTGTTGTCGGTGCGGCTGATCTGCGCGTCGGTGTCGGTGATCGCGCGGTCCAGGGCGGCATCGACGTCCGGCGGCGCTGCGGGCATGGGGGCGGTGGTGGTCATCGCGGCCTGCCCGGTCAGCGGTGGACGACGGGGAGCTGGAGGTCGCGGTGGACCAGGTCCACCGGCCAGTCCTGCTCGCGCAGGTCCTGGTAGACCTGTTCGGCGACGACGGGCGCGCGGTGCCGGCCGCCGGAGCAGCCGATGGCGATGGTGACGTCGGTGTCGCCGGTGATGAGCTCGAACGCCGCGGCGCGGGTGACGCTCTCGATGACCTCGGTGATGCCGGGGGTGGCCAGCACGGTGTCGACCACGATCTGGTCGTGGGCGGTGAGCTCGCGCAGCTCGGGGCTGACGTGCGGGTCGCGGTAGGGCCGTAAGTCGAAGGTCAGGTCGGCGACCGGCGGGGCGCCGTGCAGGAAGCCGAAACTGACGAGCTTGATGTCGGGCACGGGGTTCCTTCCTCCAGGGCCGGGCTGTCCGGCTCTCCTCACCGCCCGGCGCGGGGCCGGGCGGATCGGGCAGCCGCCAGGGGTCAGGCCGCCAGCTGGTGGCGGGGGAGGGTGTAGCTGCCGGGGTCGGCCGGGGTGCCGTCGTGGCATTCCAGGCAGCAGCCCAAGGACTTCAAGGGGATGCAGTGGTAGTAGCGGCGCCCGCAGTCCGGGCACGTCTGCCGCTTGGCCATGGCCCGATCGAGCGCGATCTCCTTGGCCAGGGTCATCGGCCGTATCGGCAGTGCCTTGCTGACGTCGTAGAGCCACGCGAAGCGCTTCCCGCCGCGGCACTCGATCCGGGCGACCGGCTCCTGGCCGCCCGGGCGCAACCCCTTCTCCCGCAGCTGGCGGCGGGTTGCGAGACCCCCGTAGCCGGCCTGCTTCCAGGGGAAGACCGGTAGGGAGCCGTCGCCGGGGTCGTTGGGGTCGACGTCGACCAGTTCAGCGGCGGCCACGGTTGTGGCCGCGGCCGGTGTGGACCTGGACGCGGGCGCGGCCGCGGGCCTGGACCTGGACGCGGGTGCCGCCGCGGCTGCGGGCGGCGGCGGAGATCAGCGAGACCGCGACGGCGCCGCCGGCCAGCACGGCGATGAACATCGTCAGCGCGGCGATCAGGGTGGCCAGCGCCATCGCGAGGAAGTACACGCCGACGCCGCCCATGCCGAGGATGAACGCGGCGAGCGCCATCTTGGCCATCAGCGGGGTGATCAGCGGCTCCGCCTCGAGGGCGGGCGGCTGGGTGTAGTACGCCACCGGGCGGCCGAACTGGTCGGTGCCCATGACCACGCCGTCGATCCCGACGGACGGCGGGTAGGCCATGTTGGGCTGCGGCAGGTGCTGCCCGTACGACTGGACCGGCCCCTGGACGTACGGGGCCTGGACGGGCATCGGCTGGTAGTAGGCGGGCTGTGCGTCGTGGCCGTCGGACGGCATGATGGGGTCTCCTCTGTTGAGGGAGCCAGGCGGTTCATTGACGTGGTCACCTGGTTGAGGCTCCGGCCTCTTCACCGGCCTCCCGAGGTGCTTGATTCACTTCGGGGGGCCAGTGGAGCCGCCGGAACAGCTGCTCGGTCAGTCGGTCAGCGACCGGAAGCGGGTGGCGAGCATCGCCGGGTGCTCCGGGTCGCGCCGCAGGATCGTCGTCGGGTGCTCGGGGCTGGTGTCCGCCAGGAGCAGCGGCGGCCGGTCGCCGGGAACGAACCCGAACGTGAACGTGGGCTCCGTGTCGTCCATGTCGTCCTCTTCCTCCGTCTCGCGCGGCCGGTCGCTCATGCGGCGCCGGCCGCGTCGTCGTTGGTGAACCCGTCCAGGACGTTGGCCGCGCGGACGGCCGCCTCGAATCCGTGCTCTTCCGACAGGCGCCGGCGGGCCGCGCGGACGCGGTCGCCGGTCCATGTCTCGCCCTTGCCGTAGAACTGCGCGAGGCCGTCCAGGTCCGGGGTGACGCTGTCCAGGAGGCACTTCGCGACGTACCGCTCGGCTTCGTCGCGCTGCTGCTCGCGCACATCGCGAGGCACCCGGCCGCTTTCCGAGGTGGGCGTCTCGCGAACTGCGATGAGCGCGGCCCCACTTTGCGAGGCACTTTCCGAGGTGGCACCGCCAGAAATCGAGGTGCGGCGACCGCCACTTTGCGAGGTGCTTTCCGATGCGGCCCGGGTGCGGTTCGCGGCGCGCTCCAGTGCGCGCTGCTGCCTGGCCCGCTCCGCTTCCTCTACGGCGCGGGCTTCGGCTGCGGCCT
This window encodes:
- a CDS encoding NUDIX hydrolase, whose product is MSSSTTDQTARRAARRARRTRPECDLAARVAAVETPMLTEMAAATFHLERLATTAGTPQEEVAAYGERDVDPERHRTYVLEAADRIRRALDQLTAPYADPDATIRYTADVVVLAAGHVLLIERGWDPHKGHWALPGGHVSIGESALDASTRELEEETGIVVSTADLRPVGSYDTPGRDPRGRYVTAAFTATLPELVEPTAGDDAAAARWWPLADLPDLAFDHAEIVADATASRTA
- a CDS encoding Pycsar system effector family protein, with the protein product MTTTAPMPAAPPDVDAALDRAITDTDAQISRTDNKASLLLAFDGAALAGLASVADTPLPILGTLAGAAAIGALAVSAVLLLLVVRPHLRDDDHGSFPYWSTLTGDDQVRAAVTSSSKETRVRALSGIALRKYTQLQRAVDVSLAALALLALAAAGAAW
- a CDS encoding RapZ C-terminal domain-containing protein; the encoded protein is MPDIKLVSFGFLHGAPPVADLTFDLRPYRDPHVSPELRELTAHDQIVVDTVLATPGITEVIESVTRAAAFELITGDTDVTIAIGCSGGRHRAPVVAEQVYQDLREQDWPVDLVHRDLQLPVVHR
- a CDS encoding RRQRL motif-containing zinc-binding protein, encoding MAAAELVDVDPNDPGDGSLPVFPWKQAGYGGLATRRQLREKGLRPGGQEPVARIECRGGKRFAWLYDVSKALPIRPMTLAKEIALDRAMAKRQTCPDCGRRYYHCIPLKSLGCCLECHDGTPADPGSYTLPRHQLAA